TGGCCAAAAACGTTCTCCTTTTCCGCCAGCCAAAATAATTGGGATTAATTTAGTTTTCATTGATTTTTCCTTTACAGTGTGGCTTATGAAAATGGTTGGCAGTCTTGATAATTTGATTTTGTACGCGGCTATATTGATTAATCAACTGGTTCTGATTAGGGTAGTACTATAAAAAATTGAAATATTACCGACTTTTAAATCGTTTCCCTGTAGTTTAGGGGCAGATGCGGGGGGTACCCCTTTCTCACCGCTATTCCACGCCCAGTGGTTTGTCACACAAAAAAAGCGTAAATACCAAATCGCAATGGGCAGAGAGATAATTACTTGTTTGATACAGCTAAAATTAATCGGCTTTTTGCTTATCAACTTTAATTTAAGAATAGTTTTAATTCAAGAAATATTTTTTTATCAATAGATATATTAGTCAGAGATTACTCCGCCGCGTCCGACATGAACGCCTGGGGAAACCCCAGGCGACGCGGACTTCTAAACGGACGAAGCCTGCTCTGACCGTTGGTCAACATCAGTGGATAATTTGTGCTTTACAAAATAAAATAGTGTATGAATAGTGAATCGTCTCGTAAAAAAGATAGAACTTTACCTCATTTTGGAGGCGGGAGAATAGTTGAATCTAGTGATAATGAAATTAAGTTTGCCAAATTGACAAGAGAATCAAATACTGCTTATCGGTCAATGAATACAAAACCGATTACCTTATTACATCAACCTTTATGGTTTTGGCAAAAGCATTCCCAGTGGTCTTACTTTAAGCAGGGGCTTTTTTGGGGAGGAATTATAAGTTTTACCGCAGCATTTTCTGCTGGATGTGGGGTTGCCCTAACTAGAATTAATGTAGTGGAAAAAGCGATTCAGCGCGGTCTTTGCGAGAGGAAATGCTGCTTCGCAAGCAGCATATTCCACTCTCGCGGTGGGGGTTTCCCCCATGAGCGACACAGCACTCCTTCGGAGTGCAAAGTCCCGAAGGGACGTTGGCGCGAATGCGCCGTTCAAGAAGCGATCGCCCAAGGAATTAAAGCCAATTCTAATCTAACGGGATCTTTAAATCAAGCTGTTCTTAGTCGCCCTATCGACCTACTATTGATTGAGGTTGAACCCGATACAAGCAGCATGGTTAAGTTTTCTAGTACCTCCATCGGTAAAACTAAAGCAATTTTGGTGCTGCAATTCGATCCTGATCATGGGGTGGCAAAGATAATAAATATTCCCACCGACAGTCGAGTAAAAATTCCTGGATTTGGTTGGGGAACAATTGCTGATGCTCACCGATATGGGGGTGTACCTTTGGTATCTCAAGTACTAACTCAGTTAATAGAGGAAGTTAATATTAATCGCTACGTGCGTGCCACTCCTGAAGTTTTTCAGCAGCTTGCTGCTAGCAGTGAACTTATTTTAGACAATTGTGATTCTAGAATTGCCGACTGTTCCAATAAAGTAGGGCAAATTATCAGACAAGAAGATACTTTAAAAGCTATTCACCAACATCTTAATATTCCTGCTTACTTAGCTAATTTTCAGGCAGCAGTTACCGATATTAAGCCTAAATTAGATACCGATCTATCTTTACCAGAACTAATGTCCATAGCTAATTTTGTCAAGGATTTAGACCCAGAAAATATTACTGCAAGTCTTCTGCCAGAATATGTCCCATGAGAGGCTGTTACAGCCGATAATCGACCCAATTCCTCTAAATCCATCAAGGCGCAGTCTATTTTTACTACGACTACCAACACTACAGAAAGCTTACCAAGTCCTATTTTAAATTTTACTATTGCCGTCCAAAATACTACCGATAGCCCTGAATTAGGGACGGAAGTCGTTAATTATCTGCGTCAACAAAATTTTAAAAATGTTTATTTAGTTGAGCATATACCGCTAAAATTAAAGCAAACTCAAATTGTTGTCAATCATAGTCACCTGAAAACAGCAAACTATGTAAAAAACGTTTTAAATTTTGGTAGATTAAAGCCTAATTTTAAATCTGAGCAACAAGAACTGACGCTCAAAATTGGCGAAGATGCACATAATCTTTCTGTAAATAATTGAGCGTATTAACCAACACTAACTTTTAAAATATACTATTCTTAAATTCATGATTTTATCCCAATTAAAACAACATTTACTTAACATCTTGGTGATTATAGCGATCGCCATAATCTGGGTATTATTAAACGCTACTCCAGCTATGGCTCAAGACAGTGCGGTAAATTATACATACAGTGAAATACGCAGACAGGATTTCTCTCACAAAGACCTTGTAGGCGCTGTATTTGCTGCTGCGGATGCTAGAGGTTCTAATTTTGAAGGTTCAGACGTGAGTAACTCAATCCTAACTAAAGGAATTTTTATTAATACCAACCTCAAGGATTCTAACTTCACTAGCTCTTTGATGGATCGTGTATCTTTTGAAAACTCTGATTTAACCAACGCTATTTTTAAAGACGCGGTTGCTACTAGTACCAATTTTGAAGGAGCAAATATTACTGGTGCTGACTTTACCGACGCTATTTTAGATCGCTATCAGATATCTCAGATGTGTAAAAGAGCAGAAGGGGTCAACCCAACTACAGGAGTAGAAACTAGATATAGCTTAGGGTGTAGAGATTAATTATTATAATTTAAACATTAATTGAGGCTGTTCAATTACATCCTGATAAAGCTTGATGTCATCCTGATACAGCTTTGATACGGCTTCGATTAGTTCATCATTGTAAAGAGATTTTGGCGAGGGACAACAGCCTTCTTGCTTCAGATTAAAAATCTTAGCAGGCTTAACCTGAGAATAATCATTATCTACAAACTTCAATTTGTCTAAACCATGATTAGTTAGATTACGAGCATCTATTATTTCCAAATCTATTTTTGCTTTGAGCGTAGTCATAACTTCAGCAAAATTTTCTAGACAAAAATAATCATCGTATTGCTTATAAACCATAAAATCTACTTGCGATCGCCAGTGTTGATCGCCGCTTTTGACGGTATTATTGTTTAATTCCTGAACAAATCTGGCAAAAGATATATGTTCCAACTCAATTTTTCTATCTATCAGATCATAAAATTTCCAGGCTACTCTGTCTCTAGAAACTATTTTATCCAGATACACACTTGCTAACCTGGCAAAGGGACAGCGCAAGATGGTAAATGTATAGTTAGCAACAATCAAGTCCGATAATTCAGCATTAAAAGTCTGATTATTTTTGTGTATCCAGTTAAAGTCCTCAGTATTATCAATACAGCCGTTGGCATAAGCAATAGAAGTTCTCATGGTGCTACAGGCATTTTTAGGAATAAAGCTGTAGATGGCGTTAGAACCATAAATTTGCATAGTATGCTGCTTGGCAAAATTATGCTTGGCATTTTCTTCTAAAGGTTTGTAATTGCTAGCAGAATATTTTAGGAATCTAATCATGAATATTTAATCTCACGACCTACAGTTGTTG
This DNA window, taken from Pleurocapsa sp. FMAR1, encodes the following:
- a CDS encoding LytR C-terminal domain-containing protein produces the protein MAVQNTTDSPELGTEVVNYLRQQNFKNVYLVEHIPLKLKQTQIVVNHSHLKTANYVKNVLNFGRLKPNFKSEQQELTLKIGEDAHNLSVNN
- a CDS encoding pentapeptide repeat-containing protein; translation: MILSQLKQHLLNILVIIAIAIIWVLLNATPAMAQDSAVNYTYSEIRRQDFSHKDLVGAVFAAADARGSNFEGSDVSNSILTKGIFINTNLKDSNFTSSLMDRVSFENSDLTNAIFKDAVATSTNFEGANITGADFTDAILDRYQISQMCKRAEGVNPTTGVETRYSLGCRD
- a CDS encoding sulfotransferase family 2 domain-containing protein; translation: MIRFLKYSASNYKPLEENAKHNFAKQHTMQIYGSNAIYSFIPKNACSTMRTSIAYANGCIDNTEDFNWIHKNNQTFNAELSDLIVANYTFTILRCPFARLASVYLDKIVSRDRVAWKFYDLIDRKIELEHISFARFVQELNNNTVKSGDQHWRSQVDFMVYKQYDDYFCLENFAEVMTTLKAKIDLEIIDARNLTNHGLDKLKFVDNDYSQVKPAKIFNLKQEGCCPSPKSLYNDELIEAVSKLYQDDIKLYQDVIEQPQLMFKL
- a CDS encoding LCP family protein, with amino-acid sequence MNSESSRKKDRTLPHFGGGRIVESSDNEIKFAKLTRESNTAYRSMNTKPITLLHQPLWFWQKHSQWSYFKQGLFWGGIISFTAAFSAGCGVALTRINVVEKAIQRGLCERKCCFASSIFHSRGGGFPHERHSTPSECKVPKGRWRECAVQEAIAQGIKANSNLTGSLNQAVLSRPIDLLLIEVEPDTSSMVKFSSTSIGKTKAILVLQFDPDHGVAKIINIPTDSRVKIPGFGWGTIADAHRYGGVPLVSQVLTQLIEEVNINRYVRATPEVFQQLAASSELILDNCDSRIADCSNKVGQIIRQEDTLKAIHQHLNIPAYLANFQAAVTDIKPKLDTDLSLPELMSIANFVKDLDPENITASLLPEYVP